From bacterium, one genomic window encodes:
- the trxC gene encoding thioredoxin TrxC: protein MSELLHVVCPHCDNTNRVPADRLNDKPNCGNCKQPLFEAHPVVLTSANFSKHVEHSGIPVVVDFWAPWCGPCRMMAPVFEQAAAQLEPQVRLAKLNTEDEQSIAMQYGIQSIPTLVIFKGGKEIARQSGAVSINTLTGWVRSHI, encoded by the coding sequence ATGAGTGAATTGTTACATGTTGTCTGCCCACATTGTGATAACACGAATCGAGTACCTGCCGACAGGCTCAACGATAAGCCTAATTGCGGCAACTGCAAACAACCCCTGTTCGAGGCACATCCGGTGGTGCTTACCAGTGCCAATTTCAGCAAGCACGTTGAGCACAGCGGCATACCGGTGGTGGTGGATTTCTGGGCTCCCTGGTGCGGCCCCTGCCGGATGATGGCCCCTGTTTTTGAGCAGGCTGCCGCTCAACTGGAACCCCAGGTACGACTGGCCAAGCTCAATACGGAAGATGAGCAGTCGATTGCCATGCAGTATGGGATCCAAAGCATCCCGACCCTGGTCATCTTCAAAGGAGGAAAGGAGATTGCCCGGCAATCCGGGGCTGTGAGTATCAATACCCTTACCGGCTGGGTAAGATCGCACATCTAG
- a CDS encoding oligosaccharide flippase family protein produces MVARDSLVTLFTRLVTFSLAFAGNIILARLLGASGMGMWAVIISFLALVIHICGPGIAYANVYYVAQRKYTPGQVWAATLLTGIGFGSLAILTGTVLVLMKFRSLTTIQDKRLVLLALLSLPLMYISTWGGRIVQGMNRIGLMNLLDVISQVAYLVLMVLFVWVLRWGLWGAGIAYIGWHLSGVIALAIMLAVLMRPGEFRLSWEAIRSSVTYGLKMYVGKLSNWANNRVDLLIAPLFLQSAQIGQYAMAVAVTEKLWMFPDAMSQAVFPRISADDRGRPELTAQACRVALIVMLPIALLLTAIGWWLFPLLFGPEFQGSYMLMMAILPGTLAFGLSRILTTSLAGINRPATLSGVVAASAAVNIILNFLLIPWIGVVGCSLASTGSYSFEMLLLAFFYCRHHQVNPLSLLNISRSDFTLIFERGRRAFAHWF; encoded by the coding sequence ATGGTAGCCCGTGATTCATTGGTAACTTTATTCACCCGGCTCGTTACCTTCAGTCTGGCTTTTGCCGGAAATATCATTCTGGCCAGGCTCCTTGGAGCTTCGGGCATGGGCATGTGGGCGGTCATCATCTCCTTCCTGGCACTGGTTATCCATATCTGCGGGCCGGGTATTGCCTACGCCAATGTTTATTACGTCGCTCAGCGCAAGTATACCCCCGGGCAGGTCTGGGCCGCAACCTTATTGACCGGCATCGGATTCGGCAGCCTGGCCATACTGACCGGCACCGTTCTGGTGCTGATGAAATTCCGAAGCCTGACCACTATCCAGGACAAGCGGCTGGTTCTGCTGGCTTTGCTGTCACTCCCTCTGATGTATATTTCGACCTGGGGGGGGAGAATCGTTCAGGGGATGAACCGGATCGGCCTGATGAATCTCCTGGATGTAATTTCCCAGGTTGCCTACCTGGTGTTGATGGTGCTGTTTGTCTGGGTTCTCAGGTGGGGGCTGTGGGGGGCGGGCATTGCTTATATCGGCTGGCACCTTTCAGGTGTGATCGCCCTGGCGATTATGCTGGCCGTGCTCATGCGCCCGGGTGAGTTTCGTCTTTCGTGGGAGGCCATTCGCTCAAGTGTGACCTACGGCTTGAAGATGTATGTGGGCAAGCTGTCAAACTGGGCCAATAACCGCGTGGACCTTTTGATTGCCCCCCTCTTCCTGCAGAGTGCACAGATCGGGCAATATGCCATGGCCGTAGCCGTTACCGAAAAGCTCTGGATGTTTCCCGATGCCATGTCTCAGGCCGTGTTTCCCAGGATATCCGCCGATGACAGGGGAAGACCCGAGCTGACTGCCCAGGCCTGTCGAGTAGCCCTGATCGTGATGCTGCCGATCGCCCTGCTGCTGACAGCCATTGGCTGGTGGTTATTCCCCCTCCTGTTTGGCCCTGAGTTTCAGGGCTCTTATATGCTGATGATGGCCATTTTGCCGGGAACCCTGGCTTTTGGGCTCAGCCGCATCCTGACCACCAGTCTGGCCGGGATCAACCGTCCGGCAACCCTGTCGGGTGTGGTTGCAGCCTCGGCTGCCGTGAATATCATCCTGAACTTTCTGCTGATTCCCTGGATCGGGGTGGTAGGATGCTCTTTGGCCAGCACCGGCTCATACAGCTTCGAGATGCTTCTTTTGGCATTTTTCTATTGCAGGCACCACCAGGTAAACCCTTTATCGCTGCTGAATATCAGCCGCAGCGACTTTACCCTGATCTTCGAGCGGGGCAGGCGGGCTTTCGCTCACTGGTTTTGA
- the thrC gene encoding threonine synthase: MSWEKSLDGIEKELLPSHQADMVFECLECGRTYHIDQFLYTCPTCKSLLKIRDKNFDHLTKVSGESWRKIFNARRMLNRPSLKGIFLFYELILPCIPLEDIIYLGEGHTPLVQANGDLAALVGADFFIKYDGLNPSASFKDRGMASAVSFINYSIRKRNITQLLGICASTGDTSAAAALYLSYLKKGVVRSVVLLPQGKVTPQQLSQPLGSGATVIEVPGVFDDCMKIVEELTENYEVFLLNSKNPVRIMGQKSYSYEVAQQMDYDTKDLVLVVPIGNAGNITAVMEGFLDLYRLQIIPQLPRIIGVQSQHANPVSRWHKEGQYHPVKVRPSVAQAAMIGDPVSFPKVFRLVTTHFQDKFSAVEVTEQEILDHMLEANRHGHIVCTQGGESIAGVRKAVQEGLIRDGQKIVVDSTSHQLKFSGFQQMYFEDRLPEGYEIVPRKELQNRPVQLPASASQIARYLNLQKK, translated from the coding sequence ATGTCCTGGGAAAAATCTCTGGATGGGATAGAGAAGGAGCTGTTGCCCAGCCATCAGGCGGATATGGTTTTTGAGTGCCTGGAATGCGGCCGGACTTACCATATCGACCAATTCCTCTATACCTGTCCCACGTGTAAAAGTCTTCTGAAAATCAGGGACAAGAACTTCGATCACCTGACGAAGGTTTCCGGCGAATCGTGGCGGAAGATATTCAACGCCCGCAGGATGCTGAACCGCCCTTCATTAAAGGGTATCTTTCTTTTTTATGAGCTGATACTTCCCTGTATTCCCCTCGAGGATATTATCTACCTCGGCGAAGGGCACACGCCCCTGGTCCAGGCCAACGGGGACCTGGCAGCCCTTGTCGGGGCGGACTTTTTCATTAAATACGATGGCTTGAATCCTTCGGCCAGCTTCAAGGACCGGGGCATGGCCAGTGCCGTAAGCTTTATCAACTATTCGATCAGGAAGCGGAACATCACCCAACTGCTGGGGATTTGCGCCTCCACGGGAGATACTTCGGCTGCCGCGGCCCTGTACTTGAGCTACCTGAAGAAAGGCGTGGTCCGCTCGGTGGTTCTGCTCCCCCAGGGCAAGGTAACTCCCCAGCAATTATCGCAGCCGCTGGGAAGCGGGGCTACGGTCATAGAAGTTCCCGGCGTTTTTGACGACTGCATGAAGATTGTCGAGGAACTTACGGAAAACTATGAGGTATTTCTCCTCAATTCCAAAAATCCGGTCAGGATCATGGGGCAGAAATCATACTCCTATGAGGTTGCCCAGCAGATGGATTATGACACCAAAGACCTGGTGCTGGTGGTTCCCATCGGCAATGCCGGAAATATTACGGCTGTCATGGAGGGGTTCCTCGACCTTTACCGTTTGCAGATCATCCCGCAACTGCCCAGGATCATCGGCGTGCAGAGCCAGCATGCCAACCCGGTATCCCGCTGGCATAAGGAAGGGCAGTATCACCCTGTCAAGGTAAGGCCGAGTGTAGCCCAGGCAGCCATGATCGGCGATCCGGTATCTTTCCCCAAGGTCTTTCGCCTGGTTACTACCCATTTTCAGGACAAATTCTCTGCCGTCGAGGTCACGGAGCAGGAAATCCTGGACCATATGCTGGAGGCAAACCGCCATGGTCATATTGTTTGCACCCAGGGAGGAGAATCCATTGCCGGGGTACGGAAGGCGGTTCAGGAAGGGCTGATCAGGGACGGGCAGAAGATAGTGGTGGATTCTACTTCACACCAGCTCAAGTTTTCGGGATTTCAGCAGATGTACTTTGAGGACAGATTGCCCGAAGGGTATGAAATCGTTCCCCGCAAGGAATTGCAAAACCGGCCGGTCCAACTGCCGGCTTCGGCTTCTCAGATTGCCCGGTATTTAAATTTGCAGAAGAAATAA
- the bioB gene encoding biotin synthase BioB — MPDKEIKRLIQSLGEKILEGGSLSLEEASILDERTSAGDIPALFEMSSRIRDEFFGRSIRLCAIINAKSGYCAEDCGFCAQSMHHETQVAAYPLLSPDQILQKAGQAEKMGAQCFSIVTSGGKTETRREIDSLCETVHLISRRFPSLSCAASLGTLSIGSLSSLKNAGLKRYHHNLETAESFFSGICTTHTFRQRKETVEAAKAVGLKVCSGGIFGLGESSRQRLELAFSLKELDIDSVPLNFLHPIAGTRYQDRELIPPLEALKSVALFRFILPKVSIHICGGRQIALRSLQSWIFLAGASGLMVGNYLTTQGGQWEDDHKMIQDLGFTFFHDS; from the coding sequence ATGCCGGATAAAGAGATTAAGAGACTCATCCAAAGTCTTGGAGAAAAGATTCTCGAAGGAGGATCCCTAAGTCTGGAAGAAGCTTCCATCCTCGATGAGCGGACCTCTGCCGGGGATATTCCTGCCTTATTCGAGATGAGCAGCCGGATCAGGGACGAATTTTTCGGCAGGTCAATCAGGCTGTGCGCCATCATCAATGCCAAAAGCGGCTACTGCGCGGAAGATTGCGGCTTTTGTGCCCAGTCGATGCACCATGAAACTCAGGTTGCTGCCTACCCGCTGCTGAGCCCCGATCAGATCCTCCAGAAAGCTGGCCAGGCCGAGAAGATGGGAGCTCAGTGCTTCAGCATAGTGACCAGCGGCGGCAAAACCGAAACCCGGCGGGAGATCGACAGCCTGTGCGAAACTGTTCATCTCATAAGCCGGCGGTTCCCATCGCTCTCCTGTGCTGCATCTCTGGGTACACTATCAATCGGCTCTCTGTCAAGCCTTAAAAATGCCGGATTGAAGCGGTATCATCACAACCTGGAGACAGCCGAAAGTTTTTTCTCCGGAATATGTACTACCCACACGTTCCGGCAGCGAAAGGAGACCGTCGAAGCAGCCAAAGCAGTCGGCCTTAAGGTATGCAGCGGAGGGATTTTCGGTCTGGGTGAATCATCCCGGCAAAGACTGGAGCTGGCCTTCAGCCTGAAAGAGCTCGATATCGACTCCGTTCCGCTCAATTTCCTCCATCCCATTGCCGGAACCCGCTATCAGGACAGAGAACTTATACCGCCTCTTGAGGCATTGAAAAGTGTGGCCCTGTTCCGTTTCATCCTGCCCAAAGTGAGCATTCATATTTGCGGTGGCCGCCAGATTGCCCTGCGCAGCCTGCAATCATGGATATTTCTGGCCGGTGCCAGCGGGCTCATGGTGGGTAATTATCTCACCACGCAAGGCGGGCAATGGGAAGATGACCATAAGATGATTCAGGACCTGGGATTCACATTTTTTCATGACTCCTGA